The genomic region ATCGAGTATCAGCTTTGGGATTTCCACAATTTACATTGGTGATGCAAAGTTAAAAATGTTTGTTCATGCAACGTTAGTACCTTATTAATTGAGGTGTTACTATATTGACGTGAGCATTAAATGCATTGTCTCTGGTCAGAAGGGTGGTGTTGGTAAGAGCACACTGACGATATTGACCACGATGGCTGCACCAGCGCTTGGCATTAGGTTAGCCGTTATCGACTTAGCCATGGGTAATCCAAGCACATCGCTTAACCTACTTAGTGGTGTGCCAAGGCATACACTGGCTACCTACGTGATTAACGCATCTAAGGTTAGTGAGGTAATTCATATTGTTTCAACGGAGCATGGACCTGTCTACCTGGTGCCTTCTGGGCATGGTGATTTAGCGCTTGTTAACGAGTATGGTGATTTTAGGGATAAGTTGGACTCGTTGATTAAATACTTAATTGATAGGGTTAAGGTTGATAATGTAGTTATTGATTTTCCATCATTCGAGCCCAACTTAGACCATGTATTTACCGAGGCGTTGAGTATGTGCGATACTGTTTATCCAGTGGGCATTCAGGACCTTGGCTCAGTAATTGCACTGAGGAATCTCCTGCATTTCGTTAGGAGACTCTCGATTAATGTTGGTCGTCCTGTGATTAACATGTTTAGGGAGTCCCTGGGTAAGCAGTGGGTTGCTGCTGTTGGTAAGCTGGTCGGTTTAGAACCTGATGTGGTTCATTATGATCCCTGGGTCATTAGGTGGGTTCATGATGGCGTTGGTCAGTATGGGGTTGGCGTTAGGGAGGCCTTGACATACGTAATCAAGGAAATTCTAAGTTAGTAGTTATTACGCAAAATGGTTTTAAGGCATTAATTATTAATCATTAGTGCGGTGTCCGTTGAGGAGTTTCGAGGCATTACCGTGGATTCTGAGGATGGCGAGAGATGGCTACTTATTGCTGATACTCACGTAGGCCTTGAGGTTGAGCTTGGTAAGAAGGGTGTTAGGATACCCAGCCAATCAGCCAGGATCGCACAACTGGTTCTTGACTTTGCCGAGAGGGCAGGAGCAACTTCATTGGCTATATTAGGTGATGTTAAGCATGAGATAGCGAGTATAGTCGAGAGCGCTAGGGAGGTCAGGGAATTCCTTGACAGGATTAGTGGTAAATTCAATAAGGTGGTTCTGGTCAAGGGTAACCATGATGGTAACCTAGACCTAATACTCAGCAGTAACGCAAAGCCCAATGTGTACCTCATAGACTCCAGGGGCTTCATGATAAGGAGTAGGGATGGCAAAAACCTCCTCTTACTTCATGGAAATTCAAAGCCTAGGGTTGAGGATTTCATGAA from Vulcanisaeta distributa DSM 14429 harbors:
- a CDS encoding metallophosphoesterase family protein, with the protein product MSVEEFRGITVDSEDGERWLLIADTHVGLEVELGKKGVRIPSQSARIAQLVLDFAERAGATSLAILGDVKHEIASIVESAREVREFLDRISGKFNKVVLVKGNHDGNLDLILSSNAKPNVYLIDSRGFMIRSRDGKNLLLLHGNSKPRVEDFMNADVIIMGHTHPAILIQDVTGYVMRAPVIVKVRVDKSVFGKNMYNTEVGATGTMNIIVLPTFNPLTVGMDVFEIFPKDLVEVETILHYARTWEILSNIEVYLTDMTYLGTMDILARIREEISEGGYDVSWL
- a CDS encoding ParA family protein — its product is MSIKCIVSGQKGGVGKSTLTILTTMAAPALGIRLAVIDLAMGNPSTSLNLLSGVPRHTLATYVINASKVSEVIHIVSTEHGPVYLVPSGHGDLALVNEYGDFRDKLDSLIKYLIDRVKVDNVVIDFPSFEPNLDHVFTEALSMCDTVYPVGIQDLGSVIALRNLLHFVRRLSINVGRPVINMFRESLGKQWVAAVGKLVGLEPDVVHYDPWVIRWVHDGVGQYGVGVREALTYVIKEILS